In Bombus affinis isolate iyBomAffi1 chromosome 11, iyBomAffi1.2, whole genome shotgun sequence, one genomic interval encodes:
- the LOC126921747 gene encoding leucine-rich repeat-containing protein 15-like isoform X3: MMKLPIVLSIVLIFSPLIVVGNIIPIDYETIVNETCKNEILTLYLSSSTNLNENTIVSPTLKCIAIKGYDSRFKDGVFKNVPNLKFLDLSNNKISTHNLFTFGNLLNVKILDLSNQTVNSGYATTIDGVYPELEYLNLRRSRIEELTSSLDNPFPKLKYLDLSENRINSRRSLSINMFSALTHLDLSDNKMYQFSFRRMENLLSLTLDRNAIQSLESSMGIDLTGLEKLEKLSLAYNKISYINSKAIEAMSNLRYLNLSGNLLSAFNFDMLRSVKSLDILVLDNNSLDNVPITAPLNITQLSINRNNIRYLAINTFFYLHSLRKLFIGENKIESIQADAFQNQVLLEELYLNDNQLSYLPIGWCESMKMLRYLNLAGNKFALLESVIYSSDLPVQHLHFERNPLTYIDGSLSRLFPVNMTIYLNVNVTSQCKSNIRNEMSKDLDHWY, from the coding sequence ATGATGAAGCTGCCGATCGTCCTCTCGATAGTGTTAATTTTCTCGCCGTTGATTGTAGTTGGAAATATTATTCCTATCGACTACGAAACGATCGTGAATGAGACCTGCAAAAACGAAATTTTAACATTATACTTAAGTAGTTCTACAAACTTGAATGAAAACACTATTGTTTCTCCGACTCTAAAATGTATCGCCATAAAAGGCTACGACTCTAGATTCAAGGATGGAGTTTTCAAAAACGTGCCAAATTTGAAATTCCTTGACCTCAGTAATAATAAGATTTCTACGcataatttatttacttttggTAATCTTTTAAACGTGAAAATACTAGATCTCAGTAATCAAACTGTCAACTCAGGTTATGCAACAACAATAGACGGCGTGTATCCCGAacttgaatatttgaatttaagACGTAGTAGGATAGAAGAGTTAACATCGTCATTGGATAATCCTTTTCCAAAACTGAAATATTTGGACCTATCAGAGAATAGAATAAATTCCAGACGGTCTTTGTCGATAAATATGTTCTCCGCATTAACGCACCTTGATCTGAGTGACAACaaaatgtatcaattttcaTTTAGACGAATGGAAAATCTGTTGTCGTTAACGTTGGATCGTAACGCAATTCAGAGTCTTGAGTCATCTATGGGTATTGATCTGACAGGTCTGGAAAAGTTGGAGAAACTGTCGCTAGCGTACAATAAGATCTCGTACATTAACAGTAAAGCAATTGAAGCAATGTCCAACCTTCGGTATTTGAACCTTTCTGGCAATCTTTTATCAGCTTTCAATTTCGATATGCTTAGATCAGTGAAATCTTTAGACATTCTTGTACTAGATAATAATTCGTTGGATAATGTTCCCATAACAGCGCCTCTAAACATAACTCAACTCTCGATAAatcgtaacaatatacgttatttagcGATTAACACCTTTTTCTATCTGCACAGCTTAAGAAAGCTATTTATAGGCGAGAATAAAATCGAGAGCATCCAGGCGGATGCCTTTCAGAATCAAGTGCTGTTAGAAGAGCTATATTTGAATGACAACCAATTAAGTTATTTACCAATAGGTTGGTGTGAATCTATGAAAATGTTGCGATATCTAAATTTGGCGGGGAATAAATTCGCTTTGTTGGAATCAGTGATTTACTCTTCTGATTTGCCCGTGCAACACCTACACTTTGAACGCAACCCTCTTACGTACATTGATGGCAGTTTATCTCGACTGTTTCCAGTAAATATGACGATTtatctaaacgttaatgtaacaTCTCAGTGTAAGTCAAATATACGTAATGAGATGAGTAAAGATCTAGACCACTGGTATTGA
- the LOC126921747 gene encoding leucine-rich repeat-containing protein 15-like isoform X1 — protein sequence MGHPHLWNTYECSMMKLPIVLSIVLIFSPLIVVGNIIPIDYETIVNETCKNEILTLYLSSSTNLNENTIVSPTLKCIAIKGYDSRFKDGVFKNVPNLKFLDLSNNKISTHNLFTFGNLLNVKILDLSNQTVNSGYATTIDGVYPELEYLNLRRSRIEELTSSLDNPFPKLKYLDLSENRINSRRSLSINMFSALTHLDLSDNKMYQFSFRRMENLLSLTLDRNAIQSLESSMGIDLTGLEKLEKLSLAYNKISYINSKAIEAMSNLRYLNLSGNLLSAFNFDMLRSVKSLDILVLDNNSLDNVPITAPLNITQLSINRNNIRYLAINTFFYLHSLRKLFIGENKIESIQADAFQNQVLLEELYLNDNQLSYLPIGWCESMKMLRYLNLAGNKFALLESVIYSSDLPVQHLHFERNPLTYIDGSLSRLFPVNMTIYLNVNVTSQCKSNIRNEMSKDLDHWY from the exons ATGGGTCATCCACATCTGTGGAACACATAT GAATGCTCCATGATGAAGCTGCCGATCGTCCTCTCGATAGTGTTAATTTTCTCGCCGTTGATTGTAGTTGGAAATATTATTCCTATCGACTACGAAACGATCGTGAATGAGACCTGCAAAAACGAAATTTTAACATTATACTTAAGTAGTTCTACAAACTTGAATGAAAACACTATTGTTTCTCCGACTCTAAAATGTATCGCCATAAAAGGCTACGACTCTAGATTCAAGGATGGAGTTTTCAAAAACGTGCCAAATTTGAAATTCCTTGACCTCAGTAATAATAAGATTTCTACGcataatttatttacttttggTAATCTTTTAAACGTGAAAATACTAGATCTCAGTAATCAAACTGTCAACTCAGGTTATGCAACAACAATAGACGGCGTGTATCCCGAacttgaatatttgaatttaagACGTAGTAGGATAGAAGAGTTAACATCGTCATTGGATAATCCTTTTCCAAAACTGAAATATTTGGACCTATCAGAGAATAGAATAAATTCCAGACGGTCTTTGTCGATAAATATGTTCTCCGCATTAACGCACCTTGATCTGAGTGACAACaaaatgtatcaattttcaTTTAGACGAATGGAAAATCTGTTGTCGTTAACGTTGGATCGTAACGCAATTCAGAGTCTTGAGTCATCTATGGGTATTGATCTGACAGGTCTGGAAAAGTTGGAGAAACTGTCGCTAGCGTACAATAAGATCTCGTACATTAACAGTAAAGCAATTGAAGCAATGTCCAACCTTCGGTATTTGAACCTTTCTGGCAATCTTTTATCAGCTTTCAATTTCGATATGCTTAGATCAGTGAAATCTTTAGACATTCTTGTACTAGATAATAATTCGTTGGATAATGTTCCCATAACAGCGCCTCTAAACATAACTCAACTCTCGATAAatcgtaacaatatacgttatttagcGATTAACACCTTTTTCTATCTGCACAGCTTAAGAAAGCTATTTATAGGCGAGAATAAAATCGAGAGCATCCAGGCGGATGCCTTTCAGAATCAAGTGCTGTTAGAAGAGCTATATTTGAATGACAACCAATTAAGTTATTTACCAATAGGTTGGTGTGAATCTATGAAAATGTTGCGATATCTAAATTTGGCGGGGAATAAATTCGCTTTGTTGGAATCAGTGATTTACTCTTCTGATTTGCCCGTGCAACACCTACACTTTGAACGCAACCCTCTTACGTACATTGATGGCAGTTTATCTCGACTGTTTCCAGTAAATATGACGATTtatctaaacgttaatgtaacaTCTCAGTGTAAGTCAAATATACGTAATGAGATGAGTAAAGATCTAGACCACTGGTATTGA
- the LOC126921786 gene encoding cytochrome b-c1 complex subunit 9, with product MISRFLYRYIFRRTSSFVLGIVIASAFFERAYDHACESIFEWINEGRLWMHIKHNYENSLRTQTQSDRKGAVEEETLDLQKVSDENARED from the exons ACCGTTACATTTTTAGGCGGACATCTAGCTTCGTTCTTGGTATCGTTATCGCTTCGGCATTTTTTGAAAGAGCTTATGACCACGCTTGTGAAAGTATTTTTGAATGGATAAACGAAGGA AGACTTTGGATGCATATAAAACATAACTATGAAAATTCACTACGGACACAGACACAGAGTGATCGTAAAGGAGCTGTCGAGGAAGAAACATTAGATTTACAGAAAGTATCTGATGAGAATGCGAGAGAAGACTGA
- the LOC126921747 gene encoding leucine-rich repeat-containing protein 15-like isoform X2: MSCRVVECSMMKLPIVLSIVLIFSPLIVVGNIIPIDYETIVNETCKNEILTLYLSSSTNLNENTIVSPTLKCIAIKGYDSRFKDGVFKNVPNLKFLDLSNNKISTHNLFTFGNLLNVKILDLSNQTVNSGYATTIDGVYPELEYLNLRRSRIEELTSSLDNPFPKLKYLDLSENRINSRRSLSINMFSALTHLDLSDNKMYQFSFRRMENLLSLTLDRNAIQSLESSMGIDLTGLEKLEKLSLAYNKISYINSKAIEAMSNLRYLNLSGNLLSAFNFDMLRSVKSLDILVLDNNSLDNVPITAPLNITQLSINRNNIRYLAINTFFYLHSLRKLFIGENKIESIQADAFQNQVLLEELYLNDNQLSYLPIGWCESMKMLRYLNLAGNKFALLESVIYSSDLPVQHLHFERNPLTYIDGSLSRLFPVNMTIYLNVNVTSQCKSNIRNEMSKDLDHWY; the protein is encoded by the exons ATGAGTTGTCGAGTCGTT GAATGCTCCATGATGAAGCTGCCGATCGTCCTCTCGATAGTGTTAATTTTCTCGCCGTTGATTGTAGTTGGAAATATTATTCCTATCGACTACGAAACGATCGTGAATGAGACCTGCAAAAACGAAATTTTAACATTATACTTAAGTAGTTCTACAAACTTGAATGAAAACACTATTGTTTCTCCGACTCTAAAATGTATCGCCATAAAAGGCTACGACTCTAGATTCAAGGATGGAGTTTTCAAAAACGTGCCAAATTTGAAATTCCTTGACCTCAGTAATAATAAGATTTCTACGcataatttatttacttttggTAATCTTTTAAACGTGAAAATACTAGATCTCAGTAATCAAACTGTCAACTCAGGTTATGCAACAACAATAGACGGCGTGTATCCCGAacttgaatatttgaatttaagACGTAGTAGGATAGAAGAGTTAACATCGTCATTGGATAATCCTTTTCCAAAACTGAAATATTTGGACCTATCAGAGAATAGAATAAATTCCAGACGGTCTTTGTCGATAAATATGTTCTCCGCATTAACGCACCTTGATCTGAGTGACAACaaaatgtatcaattttcaTTTAGACGAATGGAAAATCTGTTGTCGTTAACGTTGGATCGTAACGCAATTCAGAGTCTTGAGTCATCTATGGGTATTGATCTGACAGGTCTGGAAAAGTTGGAGAAACTGTCGCTAGCGTACAATAAGATCTCGTACATTAACAGTAAAGCAATTGAAGCAATGTCCAACCTTCGGTATTTGAACCTTTCTGGCAATCTTTTATCAGCTTTCAATTTCGATATGCTTAGATCAGTGAAATCTTTAGACATTCTTGTACTAGATAATAATTCGTTGGATAATGTTCCCATAACAGCGCCTCTAAACATAACTCAACTCTCGATAAatcgtaacaatatacgttatttagcGATTAACACCTTTTTCTATCTGCACAGCTTAAGAAAGCTATTTATAGGCGAGAATAAAATCGAGAGCATCCAGGCGGATGCCTTTCAGAATCAAGTGCTGTTAGAAGAGCTATATTTGAATGACAACCAATTAAGTTATTTACCAATAGGTTGGTGTGAATCTATGAAAATGTTGCGATATCTAAATTTGGCGGGGAATAAATTCGCTTTGTTGGAATCAGTGATTTACTCTTCTGATTTGCCCGTGCAACACCTACACTTTGAACGCAACCCTCTTACGTACATTGATGGCAGTTTATCTCGACTGTTTCCAGTAAATATGACGATTtatctaaacgttaatgtaacaTCTCAGTGTAAGTCAAATATACGTAATGAGATGAGTAAAGATCTAGACCACTGGTATTGA